From the Candidatus Omnitrophota bacterium genome, the window AGTATGCGCGTTATCCTTATGGATGATGAACGAAAGCGCGTCGCAGGGCTTGCCGTTTATGAGTATATCAAGTTTGACGAGGTCACTCGGCTTATATTCCTTGAACTCGTAATCAAGCGAGCCGTAACCCCTTGTCATTGACTTTATTTTATCATAAAAATCCACAATAATCTCGGATAATGGGAATTCATAGACCAGCATCGCCCTTGTCGGATCAAGGTATTCGGTTGATATATAGATACCCCTTCTCTCCTGGCATAACTGCATAACGTTGCCGAGCGAATCCGCCGGCGAGATGACGAACGCCCTTATGAAAGGTTCCTCTATCTCATCTATCTCCTGCGGCGCCGGGAGCTTGCTCGGGTTCTCGATCTCGACCGTCTCGCCGCTGGTCTTTATCACTTTATATACGACGCTCGGCGTGGTCGCGATCAGGTTCAGGTTATATTCCCTTTCGAGCCGCTCCTGTATGATTTCCATGTGAAGCAGCCCGAGGAAACCGCAGCGGAACCCGAACCCGAAAGATACGGAGGACTCGACTTCATATATAAAAGAAGCGTCGCTTAGTTCCATCTTTTCGAGCGCGTCCCTGAGGAACGGGAAATCCTTGGCGTTGACCGGGTAGAGGCCGCAGAAGACGAGCGGCCGTACTTTCTTATATCCGGGAAGCGCGTCGGCAGCCGGCCTCCTGAAATCAGTCACCGTGTCGCCGACGTGGACCTCTTTTGGCACCTTAATATTACAGGTGATGTAGCCGACCTCTCCGACCGAGAGTTCATCGACAGCGACAGGCGCAGGCTTGAATACGCCTACCTCTTCTATGTCGTAGACGCGGCCGGTGCCCATCATCTTGATCTTCATTCCCTTTCTGATCGACCCGTTCTTGAGCCTTATATAGACGACGACGCCCTTGAACGTATCGAACGCCGAGTCGATTATAAGCGCCTGCAGCGGATTTTCCGTTTCGCCTTTCGGGGCCGGTATTTTGTCGACGATCGCCTGTATTATCTCGTCCACGCCTATCCCGGACTTGGCGCTGGCCATTATCGGCTCTATCTCAGTCAAATGGAGCGTATCCCTGAGCTGCTGGACCACCCTATCCGGTTCGGCGCTCGGCAGGTCTATCTTGTTTATTACGGGTATGATGACGAGGTTGTGTTCCCGCGCTAGATAAAGGTTGGCGACTGTTTGGGCCTCGACGCCCTGCGCCGCGTCGACGACGAGAAGCACGCCCTCGCATGCGGCAAGCGCTTTTGAGACTTCGTAGGTGAAATCGACATGGCCGGGCGTGTCGATGAGGTTGAGGATGTAATCCTTCCCCCCGGCTGAATGGTTTAATCTCACGGCTTTGGCCTTGATGGTGATGCCGCGCTCCCTCTCGAGGTCCATGCCATCGAGCATCTGGTCGTGAAACTCCCGCTGGGAGATAGCGCCGGTCTTCAAGAGCAGCCTGTCGGCTAAGGTCGATTTCCCGTGGTCTATATGGGCGATGATGCAGAAATTACGGATTAACGACTTATCCATTATTTGATCGTCTTGGACATCCTGTCGACTATGGCAATGAGGTCCTTGGCTTCCTTGTCGGTATGAGCCTCGCTGTATACCCTGAGTATAGGCTCGGTGCCCGAAGGCCTTATCAGGAGCCAACTCTCGTCGTCGAATATGAATTTCAGGCCGTCGTAGGTCTTTATGTCGACGACCTTGCGCTTGAATATCTTCCCTGTGCCTTTTCCCCGCTGATGCGGGACTTCGCCCTGCAGTTTCGAGAAGAGGGCCTTGACAACTTTTTCCCTGGTCTTAAGCGGTATCTCGACGTCCTGCCTGTGATACCTGAATTTGCCGAACTTCTTTTCCATATTTTCTATAAGTTCGAGTATGGGCTTCTTCTCCTGCTGCATCATCTCGACGAGCAAGAGCCCGGTCAATATACCATCCCTTTCCGGGATGTAATTCTTTACGCCTATGCCGCCGGATTCCTCGCCACCGACCAGCACGTTCTCGCGCTGCATCAGTTTAGCGATGTGCTTGAAGCCGACAGGCGTCTCGAAGAATTTCAGGTTGTAATGCTTGGCTATCTTGTTCATGAGCATCGGACCCGCGATATTCTTGACGAGCGCCCCTCTCCAACGCCTGTTCTCTATGAAATGCAGGGCGATGAGGCACATAATCTCTCCCGGGTTGATGAACCTTCCGCCCGGGGCGACCGCGCCTACCCTGTCCGCGTCGCCGTCGGTGGCCAGGCCTATATCGTATCTGCCCTTCTTCATTATCTCCATCAGCTTCGGCATGTTATGCGGCAGCGGCTCGGGCTTTAACCCTTCGAATGTGGGGTTCAGCTCGGCATTGATAATATCTATTTTTACCTTAGTGCCTTTTAAGACGGCCGCGTGATAGCTGTTCCCTGCCCCGTGCATCGCCTCAGCCACCACTTTGAGGCCGCAGTTCTTCAAAAGGTCGAGGTCGAGATACTTCCGGACCGCGTCGAGATATTTCGGCATCGGGTTTATCACCTCGATCTTCTTTGTCCTGACGGCCTCATCGAGCGATATGATCTTTACCTTATTCTTGTATAGGAAGGCCTCGACCTTATGGGTCACGGTCTGGTCCGCAGGAGAGCCGAACGGCGTCTTTATCTTGAGCCCGCTGAACCTTCCCGGGTTATGGCTCGCGGTGATGATGATCCCTCCGTTCAAACCCAGCAGCCTTATATTGTAGCTTGTCGTCGGCGTAGGCGATGGCCTGTCGGAGAGATATGTCTTTATGCCGTTGGCGGCCAATACCTCTGCGACGGCCTGTGCGAATTTATCGGATATGAAACGGGTATCGTAGCCGACTATAATACGGCGCGGCGACTTGAATTCCTTATTGAAATAATCTGCGCACGCCTGCGCGACTATCCGCACATTCTCAAATG encodes:
- the lepA gene encoding translation elongation factor 4; this translates as MDKSLIRNFCIIAHIDHGKSTLADRLLLKTGAISQREFHDQMLDGMDLERERGITIKAKAVRLNHSAGGKDYILNLIDTPGHVDFTYEVSKALAACEGVLLVVDAAQGVEAQTVANLYLAREHNLVIIPVINKIDLPSAEPDRVVQQLRDTLHLTEIEPIMASAKSGIGVDEIIQAIVDKIPAPKGETENPLQALIIDSAFDTFKGVVVYIRLKNGSIRKGMKIKMMGTGRVYDIEEVGVFKPAPVAVDELSVGEVGYITCNIKVPKEVHVGDTVTDFRRPAADALPGYKKVRPLVFCGLYPVNAKDFPFLRDALEKMELSDASFIYEVESSVSFGFGFRCGFLGLLHMEIIQERLEREYNLNLIATTPSVVYKVIKTSGETVEIENPSKLPAPQEIDEIEEPFIRAFVISPADSLGNVMQLCQERRGIYISTEYLDPTRAMLVYEFPLSEIIVDFYDKIKSMTRGYGSLDYEFKEYKPSDLVKLDILINGKPCDALSFIIHKDNAHTKGNQLVTKLKELIPRQLFEVALQAAIGSKIIARETVRPVGKNVTAKCYGGDITRKRKLWEKQKEGKKRMKQFGKVEIPQEAFMAVLKL
- a CDS encoding phosphoglucomutase/phosphomannomutase family protein — encoded protein: MKRAEESKIKFGTDGWRGLIAEDFTFENVRIVAQACADYFNKEFKSPRRIIVGYDTRFISDKFAQAVAEVLAANGIKTYLSDRPSPTPTTSYNIRLLGLNGGIIITASHNPGRFSGLKIKTPFGSPADQTVTHKVEAFLYKNKVKIISLDEAVRTKKIEVINPMPKYLDAVRKYLDLDLLKNCGLKVVAEAMHGAGNSYHAAVLKGTKVKIDIINAELNPTFEGLKPEPLPHNMPKLMEIMKKGRYDIGLATDGDADRVGAVAPGGRFINPGEIMCLIALHFIENRRWRGALVKNIAGPMLMNKIAKHYNLKFFETPVGFKHIAKLMQRENVLVGGEESGGIGVKNYIPERDGILTGLLLVEMMQQEKKPILELIENMEKKFGKFRYHRQDVEIPLKTREKVVKALFSKLQGEVPHQRGKGTGKIFKRKVVDIKTYDGLKFIFDDESWLLIRPSGTEPILRVYSEAHTDKEAKDLIAIVDRMSKTIK